The proteins below come from a single Anguilla rostrata isolate EN2019 chromosome 3, ASM1855537v3, whole genome shotgun sequence genomic window:
- the LOC135249790 gene encoding heterogeneous nuclear ribonucleoprotein H-like isoform X1 gives MSDGEGFVVRVRGLPWSCSVDEVQRFFSDCKIANGSSGIHFTYTREGRPSGEAFVELESDDDLKIAVKKDRETMGHRYVEVFKSNSVEMDWVLKHTGPNCPETGGDGLVRMRGLPFGCSKEEIVQFFSGLEIVPNGITLPVDFQGRSSGEAFVQFASQDIAEKALKKHKERIGHRYIEIFQSSRAEVRTHYEPQRKPVGMQRPGPYDRPSGGRGYSAVPRGGSYDRMRRGGYDGRYGDGSSSFQSITGHCVHMRGLPYRATETDIYNFFSPLNPVRVHIEVGPDGRVTGEADVEFATHEDAVAAMSKDKANMQHRYVELFLNSTAGGSNGAYGSQMIGAMANQSAYGPSSQQASGMGGYSDYSNQSGMSSSYYGSGGRGSMGMNGLGMGEGWGM, from the exons ATGTCTGACGGAGAAGGGTTTGTGGTGCGCGTGCGTGGCCTACCGTGGTCCTGCTCGGTGGACGAAGTTCAGAGGTTTTTCTCAG ACTGCAAAATCGCTAACGGCTCCTCGGGGATCCACTTCACGTACACGCGGGAGGGCCGCCCGAGCGGCGAGGCCTTCGTCGAGCTGGAGTCGGACGACGACCTGAAGATCGCCGTCAAGAAGGACAGAGAAACCATGGGACACAGATATGTggaag tgtTCAAATCCAACAGCGTGGAGATGGACTGGGTCCTGAAGCACACGGGTCCGAACTGCCCCGAGACGGGGGGGGACGGCCTGGTCCGAATGCGCGGCCTGCCCTTCGGCTGCAGCAAGGAGGAGATCGTCCAGTTCTTCTCcg GGTTGGAAATCGTGCCAAATGGGATTACATTGCCGGTGGACTTCCAGGGGAGGAGTTCGGGGGAGGCCTTCGTGCAGTTTGCGTCTCAGGATATAGCCGAAAAGGCTCTAAAGAAACACAAGGAAAGGATAGGGCACAG GTACATCGAGATCTTCCAGAGCAGCCGGGCGGAGGTGCGCACGCACTACGAGCCCCAGCGGAAGCCCGTGGGCATGCAGCGGCCTGGCCCGTACGACCGGCccagcggggggcggggctacagcgCCGTGCCGCGCGGCGGCTCGTACGACAGGATGCGCCGCGGGGGCTACG ATGGGCGCTATGGCGACGGGAGCTCCTCCTTCCAGAGCATCACGGGCCACTGTGTGCACATGAGGGGGCTTCCTTACCGCGCGACCGAGACGGACATCTACAAC ttcTTCTCCCCGCTGAACCCCGTGCGCGTGCACATCGAGGTCGGGCCGGACGGGCGGGTCACCGGCGAGGCCGACGTGGAGTTCGCCACCCACGAGGACGCCGTGGCGGCCATGTCTAAGGACAAGGCCAACATGC AGCATCGTTATGTGGAGCTGTTCCTGAACtcaacagcagggggcagtaacGGGGCCTACGGGAGCCAGATGATCGGGGCCATGG CCAACCAATCAGCGTACGGGCCCAGCAGCCAACAGGCAAGCGGCATGGGGGGGTACAGCGACTACA gTAATCAGAGTGGAATGAGCAGCAGTTACTATGGCAGCGGTGGGCGTGGCTCCATGGGCATGAATGGCCTGggtatgggggaggggtggggcatgTAG
- the LOC135249790 gene encoding heterogeneous nuclear ribonucleoprotein H-like isoform X2 yields MSDGEGFVVRVRGLPWSCSVDEVQRFFSDCKIANGSSGIHFTYTREGRPSGEAFVELESDDDLKIAVKKDRETMGHRYVEVFKSNSVEMDWVLKHTGPNCPETGGDGLVRMRGLPFGCSKEEIVQFFSGLEIVPNGITLPVDFQGRSSGEAFVQFASQDIAEKALKKHKERIGHRYIEIFQSSRAEVRTHYEPQRKPVGMQRPGPYDRPSGGRGYSAVPRGGSYDRMRRGGYDGRYGDGSSSFQSITGHCVHMRGLPYRATETDIYNFFSPLNPVRVHIEVGPDGRVTGEADVEFATHEDAVAAMSKDKANMQHRYVELFLNSTAGGSNGAYGSQMIGAMANQSAYGPSSQQASGMGGYSDYSE; encoded by the exons ATGTCTGACGGAGAAGGGTTTGTGGTGCGCGTGCGTGGCCTACCGTGGTCCTGCTCGGTGGACGAAGTTCAGAGGTTTTTCTCAG ACTGCAAAATCGCTAACGGCTCCTCGGGGATCCACTTCACGTACACGCGGGAGGGCCGCCCGAGCGGCGAGGCCTTCGTCGAGCTGGAGTCGGACGACGACCTGAAGATCGCCGTCAAGAAGGACAGAGAAACCATGGGACACAGATATGTggaag tgtTCAAATCCAACAGCGTGGAGATGGACTGGGTCCTGAAGCACACGGGTCCGAACTGCCCCGAGACGGGGGGGGACGGCCTGGTCCGAATGCGCGGCCTGCCCTTCGGCTGCAGCAAGGAGGAGATCGTCCAGTTCTTCTCcg GGTTGGAAATCGTGCCAAATGGGATTACATTGCCGGTGGACTTCCAGGGGAGGAGTTCGGGGGAGGCCTTCGTGCAGTTTGCGTCTCAGGATATAGCCGAAAAGGCTCTAAAGAAACACAAGGAAAGGATAGGGCACAG GTACATCGAGATCTTCCAGAGCAGCCGGGCGGAGGTGCGCACGCACTACGAGCCCCAGCGGAAGCCCGTGGGCATGCAGCGGCCTGGCCCGTACGACCGGCccagcggggggcggggctacagcgCCGTGCCGCGCGGCGGCTCGTACGACAGGATGCGCCGCGGGGGCTACG ATGGGCGCTATGGCGACGGGAGCTCCTCCTTCCAGAGCATCACGGGCCACTGTGTGCACATGAGGGGGCTTCCTTACCGCGCGACCGAGACGGACATCTACAAC ttcTTCTCCCCGCTGAACCCCGTGCGCGTGCACATCGAGGTCGGGCCGGACGGGCGGGTCACCGGCGAGGCCGACGTGGAGTTCGCCACCCACGAGGACGCCGTGGCGGCCATGTCTAAGGACAAGGCCAACATGC AGCATCGTTATGTGGAGCTGTTCCTGAACtcaacagcagggggcagtaacGGGGCCTACGGGAGCCAGATGATCGGGGCCATGG CCAACCAATCAGCGTACGGGCCCAGCAGCCAACAGGCAAGCGGCATGGGGGGGTACAGCGACTACAGTGA gTAA